The proteins below are encoded in one region of Tiliqua scincoides isolate rTilSci1 chromosome 7, rTilSci1.hap2, whole genome shotgun sequence:
- the TOB2 gene encoding protein Tob2 yields the protein MHLEIKVALNFIISYLYNKLPRRRADLFGEELERLLKKKYEGHWYPEKPLKGSGYRCVHIGETVDPVVELAAKRSGLAVEDVRANVPEELSVWIDPFEVSYQIGEKGSVKVLYLDDSEGCSAAELDKEIKSSFNPDAQVFVPIGSQDNSLSNSPSPSFGQSPSPTFIHRSAQPITFTTATFAATKFGSTKMKKGGGAGAGTNGSGVPPQQQQRLARSPTNGLLKHKGLSLSMHSLNFIGGSPASQSQLSPNAKEFVYNGGSPGASSLFFDGITTESQAGGIPPASQFSASGGGSTFDMAQVFGGSTNSLFLEKTPFVEGLSYNLNAMQYPSQSFQPVVLAN from the coding sequence ATGCATCTGGAGATCAAAGTTGCTCTGAACTTCATCATCTCATACCTGTACAACAAGCTTCCACGGAGGCGGGCCGACCTGTTTGGTGAAGAATTGGAGCGGTTGCTGAAGAAGAAATATGAAGGCCACTGGTATCCAGAGAAGCCTCTGAAGGGTTCTGGCTACCGCTGTGTTCACATTGGGGAAACTGTGGACCCTGTAGTGGAGCTGGCAGCCAAACGGAGTGGGCTGGCTGTGGAGGATGTGCGAGCCAATGTTCCTGAAGAACTGAGTGTCTGGATTGACCCTTTTGAGGTTTCCTACCAGATTGGAGAGAAAGGGTCAGTCAAGGTCCTTTATCTAGATGACAGCgaaggctgcagtgcagctgaGCTAGACAAGGAGATCAAAAGCAGCTTCAACCCTGATGCCCAGGTGTTTGTCCCCATTGGAAGCCAGGACAACTCTTTGTCCAACTCTCCATCCCCATCCTTTGGCCAGTCACCCAGCCCTACTTTCATCCACCGCTCTGCCCAGCCCATTACCTTCACCACTGCCACTTTTGCCGCTACGAAATTTGGCTCAACTAAGATGAAGAAAGGTGGAGGAGCTGGAGCAGGCACCAATGGCTCAGGAGTTcctccgcagcagcagcagcgcctggCCCGGTCCCCCACCAATGGCTTGCTGAAGCACAAGGGCCTCTCCCTGTCTATGCATTCTCTGAACTTCATTGGGGGCAGTCCAGCTTCTCAGTCCCAGCTGTCTCCCAATGCCAAGGAGTTTGTTTACAACGGTGGATCGCCAGGagccagcagcctcttctttgaTGGCATAACCACTGAGAGCCAGGCTGGTGGCATCCCACCTGCATCCCAGTTCAGTgccagtggtggtggcagcacttttGACATGGCTCAGGtctttggtggcagcaccaacagCCTCTTTCTGGAGAAGACACCCTTCGTGGAAGGACTCAGCTATAATCTGAATGCCATGCAGTATCCCAGCCAGTCGTTTCAGCCAGTGGTTTTGGCCAACTGA